The Hymenobacter sp. DG01 genome has a segment encoding these proteins:
- a CDS encoding SDR family oxidoreductase, with the protein MRIFITGATGFVGSAVVQELLGAGHQVLGLARSAESAQALTAVGAEAHRGSLNDLDSLQRGVAAVDGVIHCAFIHDFTQYAAAAEADRRAIEAMGAVLAGSNRPFIATSGVAGLTRAGELLTEDDTRDPSLPAMRHSEDAALALVPQGVRAMVIRLAASVHDQNDHGFVPTLITLAREKGVAAYIGDGSNRWPSVHRLDAARLYRLALEHGTAGARYHGVADEGIPLRTIAEVIGRHLNVPVVSKTVQEAPAHFGWMAGFAGLDIAASSSLTQQRLGWRPGHTGLLADLEQGHYFTDQTVSPAYPSKE; encoded by the coding sequence ATGCGAATTTTTATTACCGGCGCTACGGGCTTTGTGGGCTCGGCCGTTGTTCAGGAACTACTTGGGGCTGGCCACCAGGTGCTCGGGCTGGCCCGCTCTGCTGAATCCGCCCAGGCGCTGACTGCCGTCGGGGCAGAAGCACACCGCGGCTCCCTCAATGACCTCGACAGTCTGCAACGGGGCGTGGCGGCCGTCGATGGGGTTATTCACTGCGCGTTTATTCACGACTTCACGCAGTACGCTGCCGCCGCCGAAGCCGACCGCCGCGCTATTGAGGCTATGGGCGCTGTTCTGGCCGGCTCGAACCGGCCGTTTATTGCTACGTCGGGCGTTGCCGGCCTCACGCGAGCAGGCGAGCTGCTGACCGAGGACGATACCCGTGACCCCAGCCTGCCCGCCATGCGCCACTCCGAAGATGCGGCGCTAGCCCTTGTGCCCCAGGGCGTGAGGGCCATGGTGATACGGCTGGCCGCTTCCGTGCACGACCAGAACGACCACGGCTTCGTGCCAACCCTTATCACCCTGGCGCGCGAGAAAGGGGTAGCGGCCTACATTGGCGACGGCAGCAACCGCTGGCCCAGCGTACACCGCCTCGACGCGGCCCGCCTCTACCGGCTGGCCCTGGAGCACGGCACGGCCGGGGCCCGCTACCACGGCGTAGCCGATGAAGGCATTCCGTTGCGCACCATTGCCGAAGTTATTGGCCGCCATCTGAACGTGCCGGTGGTCAGCAAAACAGTGCAAGAAGCCCCCGCGCATTTCGGCTGGATGGCAGGCTTCGCGGGCCTTGACATTGCGGCTTCCAGCTCCCTTACCCAGCAGCGCCTGGGCTGGCGACCCGGCCACACTGGCCTGCTGGCCGACCTGGAGCAGGGGCACTACTTCACTGACCAGACTGTATCGCCTGCATACCCCAGTAAGGAGTAA
- a CDS encoding AraC family transcriptional regulator: MNPNSLEAFYTKLQAEDSPEPGALSPLEQQREIGHFNVFNVAVLMNRRHERPPMTFDRRSFYKISLIQGRSRIEYADQSVEVAAHALWFVTSRVPYRWLPHDPDQRGYFCIFTEEFLLPARGSVALEELPVFQLGGCPVVPLSSAEYASLEAIFQKMEQEMASGYAYKYDLLRAYLLELIHVGQKLQPVPAQVPAHNASARVAAQFTDLLERQFPLATPQQQQNLRTAKDYADVLSVHVNHLNRVLKETTGHTTTTLISRRVAQEAKMLLKQTTWTVSEIADALGFADVAHFCNFFKRQTGLVPGAFRG; this comes from the coding sequence ATGAACCCGAACTCCCTCGAAGCATTTTACACCAAGCTCCAAGCGGAAGACAGCCCGGAACCCGGCGCACTATCTCCACTGGAGCAGCAGCGGGAAATCGGGCATTTCAACGTGTTTAACGTGGCCGTGCTGATGAACCGCCGCCACGAGCGCCCCCCGATGACCTTCGACCGGCGCTCATTCTACAAAATCAGCCTGATTCAGGGCCGCAGCCGCATCGAGTACGCCGACCAGAGCGTGGAGGTAGCCGCGCACGCCTTGTGGTTTGTGACCTCGCGGGTGCCCTACCGCTGGCTCCCCCACGACCCAGATCAGCGCGGCTACTTCTGCATCTTCACGGAGGAGTTTCTGCTCCCGGCCAGGGGTAGCGTGGCCCTGGAGGAGCTGCCGGTTTTTCAGTTGGGCGGCTGCCCCGTAGTGCCTCTCAGCAGCGCCGAGTATGCTAGTCTGGAAGCGATTTTCCAGAAGATGGAGCAGGAAATGGCCTCCGGCTACGCCTATAAATACGACCTGCTGCGCGCCTACCTGCTGGAGCTGATTCATGTCGGCCAGAAGCTGCAGCCTGTGCCCGCTCAGGTCCCCGCTCACAACGCCTCAGCACGGGTAGCAGCGCAGTTCACCGACCTGCTGGAGCGGCAATTTCCCCTGGCTACCCCCCAGCAGCAGCAAAACCTGCGCACGGCCAAAGACTACGCCGATGTCCTGTCCGTGCATGTCAACCACCTCAACAGGGTACTAAAGGAAACTACAGGCCACACCACCACCACCCTTATCAGTCGCCGCGTAGCCCAGGAAGCCAAGATGCTGCTGAAACAAACCACCTGGACCGTTTCCGAAATTGCCGACGCCCTGGGCTTCGCGGATGTAGCCCACTTCTGCAACTTCTTCAAGCGCCAGACCGGCTTGGTTCCGGGAGCGTTTCGGGGGTAG
- a CDS encoding DUF3060 domain-containing protein: protein MRSKSIVILLLVVATGLGACSQADTQQNEPKAEDVSLVTPAATAATATPKTAEDVVINGSNTVQTQALRGQNIEVTGDGNTATFTGHSQEFSITGSDNVVVLENVKAIDVTGDNNTVTWRGSMPTITNLGQHNVIERAK, encoded by the coding sequence ATGCGTAGCAAAAGCATTGTGATTCTATTACTAGTTGTGGCGACTGGCCTAGGAGCCTGTTCACAGGCCGACACCCAACAGAATGAACCCAAAGCCGAGGATGTTTCGCTCGTTACTCCTGCAGCAACAGCGGCTACTGCTACCCCTAAAACCGCCGAAGATGTTGTCATCAACGGCAGCAACACAGTGCAAACGCAGGCCTTGCGGGGTCAGAACATTGAGGTAACCGGCGACGGAAATACTGCCACGTTCACGGGCCACAGCCAGGAGTTCAGTATTACCGGCAGCGACAATGTGGTGGTGCTGGAAAACGTGAAAGCCATTGACGTAACCGGCGACAACAACACCGTAACCTGGCGCGGCAGCATGCCCACTATTACCAACCTGGGGCAGCATAACGTAATCGAGCGGGCCAAATAA
- a CDS encoding antibiotic biosynthesis monooxygenase: MLITRIWHGITAAHHADTYLQYLQQSGIADYKNTPGNLGVQVLRRVETEVCHFWTVTRWDSYESIKRFAGEQYEQARYYPEDAQYLLEFEPTVLHCETFEF, translated from the coding sequence ATGCTTATAACCCGCATCTGGCATGGCATCACGGCTGCGCACCACGCTGATACCTATTTACAGTACCTGCAGCAGTCGGGTATTGCTGACTATAAGAACACGCCCGGCAACCTAGGCGTGCAGGTGTTGCGGCGAGTAGAGACGGAGGTCTGCCACTTCTGGACGGTCACGCGCTGGGACAGTTACGAGAGCATCAAACGCTTCGCCGGCGAGCAGTACGAGCAGGCTCGCTACTACCCCGAGGATGCGCAGTATCTATTAGAGTTCGAGCCCACCGTGCTGCACTGCGAGACCTTTGAGTTCTAG
- a CDS encoding VOC family protein, with protein MEDHNNETAPAFAGALPPKVTGIGGIFFVSDNPQATREWYANHLGLETNDWGASFTSRSADNPDEVTSLQWSPFPKGSDYFAPSAKEFMINYRVQNIEGLVSQLAASGVTILDSITSYDYGKFVHILDADGNKLELWEPA; from the coding sequence ATGGAAGACCACAACAATGAAACGGCCCCTGCCTTCGCGGGCGCCCTACCCCCTAAAGTGACGGGAATCGGTGGGATTTTCTTTGTGTCCGATAACCCCCAGGCCACTCGGGAGTGGTACGCTAACCACCTGGGGCTGGAAACTAACGACTGGGGCGCGAGCTTTACCTCCCGGAGTGCGGACAACCCCGATGAGGTGACATCTCTGCAGTGGAGCCCCTTTCCCAAAGGCAGCGACTATTTCGCGCCTTCTGCCAAGGAGTTTATGATCAACTACCGGGTGCAGAATATTGAAGGCCTGGTAAGCCAGCTCGCCGCCAGCGGCGTAACCATCCTGGACAGCATTACGAGCTACGACTACGGCAAATTCGTGCACATCCTGGACGCCGATGGCAACAAGCTTGAGCTGTGGGAACCCGCTTAA
- a CDS encoding 5-(carboxyamino)imidazole ribonucleotide synthase, with translation MTPIFPGSQDAAGRRATLGVMGGGQLGRMFVHAAQRLGYFTAVLDPDAQSPAGLVSHHHIQTNYNDPAGLAQLADLCQAITTEFENVPAQALQTLAQTRPVAPGAAVVGIAQDRIEEKAHFTACADISGVTCAPYAVIETPAQLQAVQNERADLLPGILKTARMGYDGKGQIRVKTATELAAAWAELGGVACVLEKMLPLTAECSVLVARGWDGQVVSFAPQRNVHVAGILAVTHAYEGNMPPALATSARDAAVAIAQHLGYVGVLCVEFFVVDDGSAHGGLVVNEMAPRPHNSGHYTLDACNASQFDLQVHAMAGLPLPQPRQHSPAIMLNLLGDVWFDATGQQREPDWQAVLSLPGTHLHLYGKTEARRGRKMGHLTITGPDVAGVKTVARRAVEVLGLPGLEAI, from the coding sequence ATGACCCCAATTTTTCCGGGCAGCCAGGACGCCGCCGGCCGCCGGGCTACGCTGGGGGTAATGGGGGGCGGCCAACTGGGCCGGATGTTTGTGCATGCCGCCCAGCGCCTGGGGTACTTTACGGCCGTGCTGGACCCTGACGCGCAAAGCCCAGCCGGGCTGGTGAGTCACCACCACATCCAGACCAACTACAACGACCCGGCCGGCCTAGCGCAACTCGCCGATTTGTGCCAGGCCATCACTACCGAGTTTGAAAATGTGCCCGCCCAGGCCCTGCAAACGCTGGCGCAAACCCGCCCCGTAGCGCCCGGAGCGGCCGTGGTGGGCATTGCTCAAGACCGCATCGAGGAAAAAGCGCACTTCACAGCCTGCGCCGACATCTCGGGGGTAACCTGCGCGCCCTACGCCGTAATTGAAACCCCAGCCCAGCTGCAGGCCGTCCAGAACGAGCGGGCGGATTTGCTGCCCGGCATCCTGAAAACCGCCCGCATGGGCTACGACGGTAAGGGCCAGATCCGCGTTAAGACTGCCACTGAGCTGGCTGCCGCCTGGGCGGAGCTGGGTGGCGTGGCCTGCGTGTTGGAAAAGATGCTGCCGCTCACCGCCGAGTGCTCAGTGCTGGTGGCGCGCGGCTGGGACGGGCAAGTGGTCAGCTTTGCTCCGCAGCGCAACGTGCACGTAGCTGGCATTCTGGCCGTGACCCACGCCTACGAAGGCAATATGCCGCCCGCCCTGGCCACCAGTGCCCGCGACGCGGCCGTGGCTATTGCGCAACATCTGGGCTATGTCGGGGTGCTGTGTGTCGAGTTTTTTGTGGTGGACGATGGCAGCGCGCACGGTGGCCTGGTCGTCAACGAAATGGCTCCGCGCCCGCACAACAGCGGCCACTACACCCTCGATGCCTGCAACGCCTCGCAGTTTGACCTGCAGGTACATGCCATGGCGGGCCTGCCCCTGCCGCAGCCGCGCCAGCATTCCCCGGCCATTATGCTCAACCTGCTGGGTGATGTGTGGTTTGACGCCACCGGTCAGCAACGGGAGCCGGATTGGCAGGCCGTGCTGAGCCTGCCGGGCACACACCTGCACCTCTACGGCAAAACCGAAGCGCGCCGGGGTCGCAAAATGGGCCACCTAACCATCACCGGCCCGGATGTCGCCGGCGTTAAAACAGTGGCGCGCCGCGCCGTCGAGGTGCTCGGCTTGCCGGGGCTGGAGGCTATTTAG
- the purE gene encoding 5-(carboxyamino)imidazole ribonucleotide mutase has product MTTPSSPNTPDVPLIGVVMGSSSDWNTMQHAVQILTHFGVAHEARVVSAHRMPDDLFAYAEQAGPRGLQAIIAGAGGAAHLPGMLAAKTTVPVLGVPVASRHLQGVDSLHSIVQMPKGVPVATFAIGDAGAANAALFAISQLALHNPDLATKLQAFRAEQTEAARAMTLPV; this is encoded by the coding sequence ATGACTACTCCTTCCTCCCCCAATACCCCAGACGTACCCCTAATCGGCGTGGTTATGGGCTCCAGCAGCGACTGGAACACCATGCAGCACGCCGTGCAGATTCTCACGCACTTTGGCGTGGCCCACGAGGCGCGCGTGGTGTCGGCCCACCGCATGCCCGACGACCTGTTTGCCTACGCCGAACAGGCCGGCCCGAGGGGCCTGCAGGCTATTATTGCCGGCGCAGGGGGCGCCGCTCACCTGCCGGGCATGCTGGCGGCCAAAACCACCGTGCCCGTACTGGGGGTGCCGGTGGCCAGTCGCCATTTGCAGGGGGTAGATTCGCTGCACAGCATCGTGCAAATGCCCAAAGGGGTGCCGGTAGCCACTTTTGCTATCGGTGATGCCGGCGCGGCCAATGCCGCGCTGTTCGCCATCAGCCAATTGGCCCTGCACAACCCGGACCTGGCGACCAAGCTGCAGGCGTTTCGCGCCGAACAAACAGAGGCCGCTCGCGCCATGACGTTGCCGGTATGA
- a CDS encoding Imm50 family immunity protein codes for MSETESVNLNRIVNSEIVLQHFGYWPEFHDAEITKATFEAHSTGRSSVTFLIDAFEITSEIDEKGYYKLTKHCKIELQFIGIKEMEFDYFSHQNVIFELILEEEKSSIKCTINSSVGLDAVVVAEEAYVLSLTPTKR; via the coding sequence ATGTCCGAAACAGAAAGCGTTAACTTAAATCGAATCGTCAATTCCGAAATTGTTCTTCAACATTTTGGGTACTGGCCAGAATTTCACGACGCCGAAATTACCAAGGCAACTTTCGAGGCTCACTCAACCGGACGTTCTTCGGTTACTTTCCTCATAGATGCTTTCGAAATAACAAGCGAGATTGATGAAAAGGGCTATTACAAGCTTACCAAGCACTGTAAAATAGAACTTCAGTTTATCGGCATCAAAGAAATGGAGTTCGACTATTTCAGCCACCAAAACGTCATTTTTGAGCTGATACTTGAAGAAGAAAAAAGTAGCATCAAATGCACGATTAATTCTTCAGTTGGCCTCGACGCAGTCGTTGTTGCTGAAGAAGCCTACGTACTGAGCTTGACCCCAACGAAGCGGTAG
- a CDS encoding dihydroorotase: MLLLQNARIASENSPALLEGDVLIVEGKIQDIGKSLTAPEGARVIDARRRILMPGMFDAHVHFRAPGFENKETITTGSEAAINGGITGVVMMPNTRPALDSASAVASVLENARDRARIPVYTSGCVTKNREGKELAEIEGMRELGVKMLTDDGDTTSDPAVLLRAMQYATEFGMFFASHCEVPELAGPRALNEGVMSYRLGIKGSPACAEEIIIDRDIRLARAAGAHVHIQHVSSKEGMETIRWWKSRGDVKVTAEVAPHHLLFTDEHIGDYDTNYKMNPPLRTQADCDALLEGLKEGVFDLIATDHAPHTPFEKAQDFISAPNGITGLDTALVSLYHFFVEPGKFGWDLVVKRYSAEPRRLMDLPVPTIEVGQEANCILFDTEAETTFTRDFMKSKSQNTPFIDQTLKGSVDLVVLGTEVLLER, translated from the coding sequence ATGCTTCTCCTTCAAAACGCCCGCATAGCCTCCGAAAACTCACCCGCACTGCTCGAGGGCGATGTCCTGATTGTCGAAGGAAAAATCCAGGACATCGGCAAAAGCCTGACCGCTCCCGAGGGGGCCCGGGTCATCGACGCACGCAGGCGTATTCTGATGCCGGGCATGTTTGATGCCCACGTCCATTTCCGCGCCCCCGGCTTCGAGAACAAGGAAACCATTACCACAGGCAGCGAGGCGGCCATTAACGGCGGCATTACCGGCGTGGTGATGATGCCCAACACCCGCCCGGCCCTCGACTCGGCCTCTGCGGTGGCGTCGGTGCTGGAAAACGCCCGCGACCGGGCTCGCATTCCGGTCTATACTTCCGGCTGCGTCACCAAAAACCGCGAGGGCAAGGAGCTGGCCGAAATTGAGGGTATGCGTGAACTGGGCGTGAAAATGCTCACCGACGACGGCGACACCACCAGCGACCCGGCCGTGCTGCTGCGGGCCATGCAGTACGCCACCGAGTTCGGGATGTTTTTCGCCAGCCACTGCGAGGTGCCGGAGCTGGCCGGGCCGCGCGCCCTCAACGAAGGCGTGATGAGCTACCGGCTCGGCATCAAAGGCTCACCGGCCTGCGCCGAGGAAATCATCATTGACCGCGACATTCGGCTGGCCCGGGCGGCGGGCGCGCACGTCCACATCCAGCACGTTTCCAGCAAGGAGGGCATGGAAACCATCCGCTGGTGGAAGTCCAGGGGCGATGTAAAAGTGACGGCCGAAGTGGCCCCTCACCACCTGCTGTTCACCGACGAGCACATCGGCGACTACGACACGAACTACAAAATGAACCCGCCCCTGCGCACCCAGGCCGATTGTGACGCTCTGCTCGAAGGCCTCAAGGAAGGCGTATTCGACCTCATTGCCACCGACCACGCCCCGCACACGCCCTTCGAGAAAGCCCAGGATTTCATCAGCGCCCCCAATGGCATCACCGGCCTGGATACGGCCCTGGTGTCGCTGTATCACTTCTTCGTGGAGCCCGGCAAATTTGGGTGGGATTTGGTGGTGAAGCGCTACTCAGCGGAGCCCCGCCGCTTGATGGACCTGCCGGTGCCCACCATCGAAGTCGGGCAAGAAGCTAACTGCATTTTGTTCGATACCGAAGCAGAAACGACCTTTACGCGGGATTTCATGAAATCGAAGTCCCAAAACACCCCCTTCATCGACCAAACCCTGAAAGGTAGTGTGGACCTAGTGGTGTTGGGCACGGAAGTCCTGCTGGAGCGCTAG
- a CDS encoding aspartate carbamoyltransferase catalytic subunit, with amino-acid sequence MARKDLLDIASLHREEIEFLLDQSTSFKKLFTHSVKKIPALEGKSVLMLFYEASTRTHSSFEVAAKRLSAEVTNFDVAHSSISKGESVRETIETLQAMRTDYIVVRHSHPGLPGMIARQTTASVINAGDGAHEHPTQALLDAFTIREKFPDPRGKKVLIIGDILHSRVARSTSTLLQKLGVEVAYLGPGSLVPKYVPESIRRFTDYEAAMAWAPDVVYLLRVQMERQDVQFFPSVREYHRVYGITTARLAEIRDRGLYIMHPGPVNRGVELCDAVMDYERSLITNQVENGISVRMAVLDWLTPGGEFPRQQAYAAPQRASASVVLP; translated from the coding sequence ATGGCACGTAAAGACCTGCTCGACATTGCATCCCTTCACCGCGAGGAAATCGAGTTTCTGCTCGACCAATCCACGTCTTTCAAGAAGCTGTTCACCCATTCGGTGAAGAAAATCCCGGCGCTCGAGGGCAAGTCCGTGCTCATGCTGTTCTACGAGGCCAGCACCCGGACGCACTCCTCCTTTGAGGTAGCGGCCAAACGCCTCTCGGCGGAAGTCACGAATTTCGACGTCGCCCACTCCTCCATCAGCAAAGGCGAGTCGGTGCGCGAGACGATTGAAACACTCCAGGCCATGCGCACCGATTACATCGTGGTGCGCCATAGCCACCCCGGCCTGCCCGGCATGATTGCCCGCCAAACCACGGCCTCCGTCATCAATGCCGGCGACGGCGCGCACGAGCACCCCACCCAGGCCCTGCTCGACGCTTTCACCATCCGGGAGAAATTCCCCGACCCCCGGGGTAAAAAAGTCCTCATCATCGGGGATATCCTGCACTCCCGCGTGGCGCGCTCTACCAGCACCCTGCTGCAAAAGTTGGGCGTGGAGGTGGCCTACCTCGGGCCGGGCTCCCTGGTACCCAAGTACGTACCGGAAAGCATCCGCCGCTTCACCGACTACGAGGCGGCCATGGCCTGGGCGCCCGATGTGGTGTACCTGCTCCGGGTGCAGATGGAGCGCCAGGATGTGCAGTTCTTCCCCAGCGTCCGGGAATACCACCGCGTGTACGGCATCACTACGGCCCGGCTGGCCGAAATCCGCGACCGGGGCCTCTACATCATGCACCCCGGCCCCGTAAACCGGGGCGTGGAGCTCTGCGACGCCGTGATGGACTACGAGCGCAGCCTCATCACCAACCAGGTCGAAAACGGCATTTCCGTACGCATGGCCGTGCTCGACTGGCTCACGCCGGGCGGGGAGTTTCCGCGCCAGCAGGCGTATGCCGCCCCGCAACGGGCCAGCGCGTCCGTGGTGCTGCCCTAA